One genomic window of Thermithiobacillus plumbiphilus includes the following:
- a CDS encoding glycogen debranching N-terminal domain-containing protein codes for MKSRNPGSPDPARQALEAFEAAGGLRPIPPEAVFGWVPPARGPDVGTGRKLVLKRGAMFAVVNGRGNVVPPGAAELGLFYQDTRYLSYYELRLPSESCSELSSNVSTHYVSQIDLSLYEGFETEDVWEAGRAHNFLHLQRRQVITDVFVDEIRLINYLPYRVRLWLEVWFTADFADLFEARGFEREARGQYFAPCVDGRQVRLTYQGKDAQYYQTLLSFSPQPVLLDGQHARWELSLEPSQEIDLEITVVPGHGPDLTLALPQPMKFSDRERRVAADYQFWERECTHVETADKVFDSALLQARADLKALILEQGDLRIIAAGVPWYVAPFGRDALITAFQSLMVNPGLARDSLRFLAHYQGQVVDDFRAEAPGKIMHEMRSGELARIGQIRHTPYYGTVDATPLFIILLEEYWRWTHDSDSVRDLLPAAIRAAEWLISTEAWGGDPDGDGFIEYQGGAGAFGLLNQGWKDSHDGVPWPDYRLAEPPIALVEVQGYVADAYQRLANLLRAFGGDPSGVASWETRAKRLRERIEEHFWLPDQKSYALALDGRKRPVPTLTSNPGHLLFSRVIHPQRARLMADKLLGAQMFSGWGIRTLATGQRAYNPLSYHNGSVWPHDNAMIAMGFAYYDMQPRALQVLEAIFQASRSFEHLRPPELFCGIGCGEANFPVRYPVACMPQAWASASWFLLLRAILGLQPNAPEGRLDIMQPCLPPWLKDVRLSNFRVGNSRLDLVFFRKGERANVEVRAIEGDPMRVQIQI; via the coding sequence ATGAAGTCTCGGAATCCCGGTTCGCCTGATCCGGCCCGGCAGGCTCTGGAAGCGTTCGAAGCGGCCGGGGGCCTACGGCCCATCCCGCCTGAAGCCGTGTTTGGCTGGGTGCCGCCGGCCAGAGGGCCGGATGTAGGTACTGGACGCAAGCTGGTGCTCAAGCGGGGTGCCATGTTCGCGGTCGTCAATGGCCGTGGCAATGTCGTGCCGCCCGGCGCGGCCGAACTCGGCTTGTTCTACCAGGATACGCGCTATCTGAGTTACTACGAACTCAGGCTTCCCAGCGAATCCTGCTCCGAACTGTCCAGCAACGTGTCCACGCATTACGTGAGCCAGATAGACCTGTCGCTTTACGAGGGGTTTGAGACGGAAGACGTCTGGGAGGCCGGTCGTGCCCATAATTTCCTGCATCTGCAAAGGCGCCAGGTCATCACTGATGTCTTCGTCGATGAGATCCGGCTGATCAATTACCTGCCCTATCGGGTCCGGCTCTGGCTGGAAGTCTGGTTCACCGCCGACTTTGCGGACCTCTTCGAGGCGCGGGGTTTCGAGCGGGAAGCGCGTGGCCAGTATTTCGCGCCATGCGTGGATGGCAGGCAGGTCCGGCTGACTTACCAGGGGAAGGATGCGCAATATTACCAGACGCTGCTGTCCTTTTCACCGCAGCCAGTGCTGCTGGACGGCCAGCACGCGCGCTGGGAGCTCAGCCTGGAGCCCTCGCAGGAAATTGATCTGGAAATTACTGTGGTGCCCGGACATGGGCCCGATCTGACACTTGCTTTGCCGCAGCCGATGAAGTTCTCCGACCGTGAACGCCGGGTGGCCGCTGATTATCAATTCTGGGAGCGGGAGTGTACTCATGTCGAGACCGCCGACAAGGTGTTCGATTCCGCCCTGTTGCAGGCCCGCGCGGATCTCAAGGCCCTGATCCTCGAGCAGGGTGACCTGCGTATCATTGCTGCCGGCGTGCCCTGGTATGTGGCGCCATTTGGACGCGATGCCCTGATTACCGCCTTCCAGTCGCTGATGGTCAATCCCGGGCTGGCGCGCGATTCACTCCGATTCCTGGCACATTATCAGGGCCAGGTGGTCGATGATTTCCGGGCGGAGGCGCCCGGCAAGATCATGCACGAGATGCGTTCTGGCGAGCTTGCGCGCATCGGCCAGATACGCCATACCCCTTACTATGGCACCGTGGACGCCACCCCGCTCTTCATCATTCTGCTGGAAGAATACTGGCGCTGGACCCATGATTCGGACAGCGTGCGCGACCTGCTGCCGGCCGCCATTCGAGCCGCGGAGTGGCTGATCAGTACCGAAGCCTGGGGCGGTGACCCGGATGGCGACGGTTTCATCGAATATCAGGGGGGTGCCGGGGCCTTTGGACTGCTCAACCAGGGCTGGAAGGATTCGCATGACGGCGTGCCCTGGCCGGATTACCGGCTGGCGGAACCACCGATTGCGCTGGTGGAGGTGCAGGGTTATGTCGCTGATGCCTATCAGCGGCTTGCGAACCTGCTTCGCGCATTTGGTGGCGATCCCAGTGGCGTAGCTTCATGGGAAACGCGTGCCAAACGGTTGCGTGAACGCATCGAGGAACATTTCTGGCTGCCGGATCAGAAAAGCTATGCGCTGGCGCTGGATGGCCGCAAGCGGCCTGTCCCGACCCTGACCTCCAATCCCGGGCATCTGCTGTTCAGCCGTGTCATTCACCCGCAGCGCGCCCGCCTGATGGCTGACAAGCTGCTTGGCGCGCAGATGTTCAGTGGCTGGGGCATTCGCACCCTGGCCACAGGCCAGCGGGCCTATAATCCCTTGAGCTATCACAATGGTTCGGTCTGGCCGCATGACAATGCCATGATTGCCATGGGTTTTGCCTATTACGACATGCAGCCGCGCGCCCTGCAGGTGCTGGAGGCAATCTTCCAGGCTTCGCGCAGCTTCGAGCATCTGCGGCCGCCGGAGCTGTTCTGTGGCATCGGCTGCGGGGAAGCAAACTTCCCGGTGCGTTATCCGGTCGCCTGCATGCCCCAGGCCTGGGCAAGCGCGAGCTGGTTTTTGCTGCTGCGCGCCATTCTCGGCCTGCAGCCCAACGCGCCGGAGGGCAGACTGGACATCATGCAGCCCTGTCTGCCCCCCTGGCTCAAGGATGTACGGCTTTCCAATTTCCGGGTCGGTAACAGTCGTCTCGATCTGGTGTTTTTCCGCAAGGGCGAACGCGCGAATGTGGAGGTGCGGGCCATCGAGGGGGATCCCATGCGGGTGCAGATCCAGATTTGA
- the rsxC gene encoding electron transport complex subunit RsxC, which yields MFSFLNRKSSPESSPNAGKPSSPVWRVDHLHRFHGGIHPAEHKAESASSPIQSLRAEGLLVLPLQQHIGQASEPVVQVGEHVLKGQLLAKPVGYVSAALHAPTSGTIISIGMAPVPHPAGLPQTAIILQADGEDRWIERESQPDFRQMDPAALRTLIRNAGIVGLGGASFPTAVKLNPGEHAAPVLILNGAECEPYITCDDLLMREHGEEILAGAEIMMHALGSQHCLVGIEDNKPQALEAMRAAAANRAKVQVVAVPTLYPSGGAKQLIEILTGRQVPAGGHSIDIGVVCVNVGTAFASKRAVIDGEPMISRIVTVTGSVREPRNFEVPLGLPMEQLIQAAGGSPLPIDRVLMGGPLMGVALHRTDIPVIKASNCVLVMAPEQNQPAAEAMPCIRCAACVDVCPARLMPHELYWFARAGNFEKTQEYQVFDCIECGACAYVCPSEIPLVHYYRHAKQEIAAQERERDKADLARRRNEARLARLAREKAEAEAKRAEKMAAMARAKASKENGESSAAAPADAQPAQTVEPGAKPAKKALTPEQQAKLDTALAARRASQISATTAEEKPKTAE from the coding sequence ATGTTTTCCTTCCTGAACCGGAAGTCTTCGCCGGAGAGCAGCCCCAATGCCGGGAAGCCATCATCCCCGGTCTGGCGGGTCGATCATCTGCACCGTTTCCATGGCGGCATTCATCCGGCCGAGCACAAGGCCGAGAGTGCGAGCAGCCCGATTCAGTCCTTGCGTGCCGAGGGCCTGCTGGTGCTGCCCTTGCAGCAGCATATCGGCCAGGCCTCGGAGCCCGTGGTACAGGTCGGCGAGCACGTGCTCAAGGGCCAGTTGCTGGCCAAGCCGGTGGGCTACGTCAGCGCAGCCCTGCATGCACCCACCTCGGGCACCATCATCAGCATCGGCATGGCCCCGGTTCCCCATCCTGCCGGCTTGCCCCAGACGGCGATCATCCTGCAGGCGGATGGCGAGGACCGCTGGATAGAGCGCGAATCGCAGCCGGATTTCCGGCAGATGGACCCGGCCGCACTGCGCACCCTGATCCGCAATGCCGGCATCGTCGGGCTGGGGGGCGCCAGCTTTCCCACGGCGGTCAAGCTCAATCCCGGCGAGCATGCCGCACCCGTGCTGATCCTCAATGGCGCGGAATGCGAACCCTACATCACCTGTGATGATCTTCTGATGCGCGAGCATGGCGAGGAAATCCTCGCCGGCGCCGAGATCATGATGCATGCCCTGGGCAGCCAGCATTGCCTGGTGGGCATCGAGGACAACAAGCCGCAGGCACTTGAGGCCATGCGCGCGGCTGCGGCAAACCGGGCCAAGGTGCAGGTCGTCGCAGTACCGACCCTCTATCCCAGCGGCGGCGCGAAGCAGCTCATCGAGATCCTGACCGGCCGGCAGGTGCCAGCCGGCGGTCATTCCATCGACATTGGCGTGGTCTGCGTCAATGTCGGTACCGCCTTTGCCAGCAAGCGCGCCGTGATCGATGGCGAGCCGATGATCTCGCGTATCGTGACCGTCACCGGCAGCGTCCGCGAACCACGCAATTTCGAGGTGCCACTGGGCCTGCCCATGGAACAGCTCATCCAGGCTGCCGGCGGATCGCCACTGCCGATCGATCGCGTGCTCATGGGCGGACCGCTGATGGGCGTGGCCCTGCACCGCACCGACATTCCAGTGATCAAGGCAAGCAACTGCGTGCTGGTCATGGCGCCAGAACAAAACCAGCCGGCAGCGGAGGCCATGCCCTGCATCCGCTGCGCCGCCTGTGTCGATGTCTGCCCTGCCCGGCTGATGCCGCATGAGCTTTACTGGTTTGCACGCGCCGGAAACTTCGAGAAGACACAGGAATACCAGGTGTTCGACTGTATCGAATGCGGCGCCTGTGCCTATGTCTGTCCCTCGGAAATCCCGCTGGTACACTATTATCGTCATGCCAAGCAGGAGATCGCGGCCCAGGAACGCGAGCGCGACAAGGCGGACCTGGCCAGGCGGCGCAATGAGGCCAGGCTGGCGCGGCTGGCGCGGGAAAAGGCCGAAGCCGAGGCCAAACGCGCCGAGAAGATGGCAGCGATGGCGCGTGCCAAGGCCAGCAAGGAAAATGGCGAAAGTAGCGCGGCGGCGCCTGCAGACGCCCAGCCTGCGCAGACTGTTGAACCGGGGGCAAAACCCGCGAAAAAGGCACTGACGCCCGAGCAACAGGCCAAGCTGGATACGGCCCTGGCCGCCCGCCGAGCAAGCCAGATCAGTGCGACAACGGCAGAAGAAAAACCAAAGACAGCGGAATAA
- the rsxB gene encoding electron transport complex subunit RsxB: MISAILSLGIMALAFGLLLGYAAVRFRVDADPLVEKIDALLPQTQCGQCGYPGCKPYAEAVAQGSADVNHCVPGGQTTMRSIADLLGVEPKDLAQEPKPPSVAVIDENRCIGCTLCIQACPVDAIVGAAKQMHTVLARECTGCELCLEPCPVDCITLEVSPETLTDWRWGNPQQTRSYPVIPLRKVS, from the coding sequence ATGATCAGCGCCATTCTCAGTCTTGGCATCATGGCCCTCGCCTTCGGGCTGCTGCTTGGGTACGCAGCGGTCCGATTCCGCGTGGACGCCGATCCCCTGGTCGAGAAGATCGACGCCCTGCTGCCGCAGACCCAGTGCGGCCAATGTGGCTACCCTGGATGCAAACCCTACGCCGAGGCAGTCGCCCAGGGCAGCGCGGATGTCAATCACTGCGTGCCCGGTGGCCAAACCACCATGCGCAGCATCGCCGACCTGCTGGGTGTCGAGCCCAAGGATCTGGCCCAGGAACCCAAGCCGCCGTCCGTTGCGGTGATCGATGAGAACCGCTGCATTGGCTGCACGCTTTGCATCCAGGCCTGTCCGGTGGATGCCATCGTGGGCGCGGCCAAGCAGATGCACACGGTGCTGGCCCGCGAATGCACCGGCTGCGAGCTATGCCTGGAACCCTGCCCGGTTGACTGCATCACGCTGGAGGTTAGCCCCGAGACCCTGACTGACTGGCGCTGGGGCAACCCGCAGCAGACCAGGAGCTATCCCGTCATCCCGCTGCGCAAGGTTTCCTGA
- the rsxD gene encoding electron transport complex subunit RsxD → MPLSTPSSPHIHGGSSVAQVMRRVIYALLPGILVATFLFGWVVPIQLILASATALLAEALMLRARKRPVGRFLGDYSAIVTGLLLALSIPAIVPWWITVLGVLFAIVLAKQLYGGLGYNPFNPAMVGYVVLLISFPRYLTQWPAVAPLGSPHALSFADSLAIIFGGGQVLDGISQATVLDFVKTELGRHHALSEIVSSHPGLFGTFSGSGNEWVAFAFLLGGLWMLQKRVISWHIPVAMLGSTALLALLFHLYAPETYAGPFFHLFGGGLMLGAFFIATDPVSSPTTPRGLLIYAAAIGALTYIIRTWGGYPDGVAFAVLLINMAVPMIDYYTRPTVYGHDNGGPAH, encoded by the coding sequence ATGCCGCTGAGCACCCCCAGTTCTCCGCATATACACGGCGGTAGCAGTGTGGCGCAAGTGATGCGCCGGGTCATCTATGCCCTACTGCCAGGCATTCTCGTGGCCACCTTTCTCTTTGGCTGGGTAGTCCCGATCCAGTTGATTCTGGCCAGCGCGACCGCCCTGCTGGCCGAAGCCCTCATGCTGCGTGCACGCAAACGGCCGGTGGGCAGATTTCTGGGGGATTACAGCGCCATCGTCACTGGCCTGCTGCTGGCCCTGAGCATTCCCGCCATCGTCCCCTGGTGGATCACGGTGCTTGGCGTACTCTTTGCCATCGTGCTCGCCAAACAGCTTTATGGCGGCCTGGGTTACAATCCATTCAATCCCGCCATGGTCGGCTATGTCGTCCTGCTGATCTCCTTTCCCCGCTACCTGACCCAGTGGCCCGCCGTGGCGCCGCTTGGCAGTCCCCATGCCCTGAGCTTTGCGGATAGCCTGGCCATCATCTTCGGTGGCGGGCAGGTGCTCGACGGCATCAGTCAGGCCACCGTGCTCGATTTCGTCAAGACCGAGCTTGGCCGCCATCATGCCCTGAGCGAGATCGTCTCCAGTCATCCCGGCCTGTTCGGCACGTTTTCTGGCAGTGGCAATGAATGGGTGGCGTTCGCTTTCCTGCTCGGTGGGCTCTGGATGCTGCAAAAGCGGGTGATCAGTTGGCATATACCGGTGGCGATGCTGGGCAGTACCGCCCTGTTGGCGCTCCTGTTTCATCTGTATGCACCCGAAACCTACGCAGGCCCCTTCTTCCACCTCTTTGGTGGCGGTCTCATGCTCGGTGCCTTCTTCATTGCCACCGACCCGGTGAGCTCGCCCACCACGCCCCGCGGCCTGTTAATCTATGCCGCAGCCATTGGCGCGTTGACCTATATCATCCGCACCTGGGGCGGCTATCCTGATGGCGTGGCCTTCGCGGTCCTGCTGATCAACATGGCGGTGCCCATGATCGACTACTACACGCGGCCGACGGTCTATGGCCACGATAATGGGGGGCCGGCGCATTGA
- the metG gene encoding methionine--tRNA ligase, producing the protein MKNARTMLVTSALPYANGSIHLGHLVEYIQTDIWVRYHKLRGHDCIYMCADDTHGTPVMIRAQNEGISPEELVSRVHAEHCRDFAAFGIGFDLYYTTHSPENRELAGSIYRALKAAGHIEVRTIEQAYDPLKGMFLPDRFIRGQCPRCKAEDQYGDSCEVCGATYSPTELLNARSALSGATPELRPSEHYFFKLDHFRDFLKDWVHSGRLPDEVTNKLQEWFEAGLQDWDISRDAPYFGFEIPDASGKYFYVWLDAPVGYMAATKHWCAEHGRDFDDYWKKPVDAGGAEIYHFIGKDIVYFHTLFWPAMLEGAGYKLPSGIFVHGFLTVDGAKMSKSRGTFINAATFARHLNPEYLRYYYATKISPRVEDIDLNLEDFALRVNSDLVGKVVNLASRAAGFINKRFEGRLAATLGADEALYRDLVAARERIGEHYSGREFGRAMREIMALADRVNQYVDQAAPWVLAKDPAQSDALQQVCTVTLNAFRVLVSYLAPVLPVLAERAGVFLNDHQTDWERLDSPLLDHRINSYEHLMQRLEMDRIKLMLEDAKQELAPTPAKPVMAPIADTIGIEDFSKIDLRVARIAAANAVEGADKLLQLTLDLGGETRNVFAGIKKAYAPQDLVGRLTVMVANLAPRKMKFGLSEGMVLAASDEEGGPFLLSPDSGAKPGMRIK; encoded by the coding sequence ATGAAAAACGCCCGCACAATGCTCGTCACCAGCGCCCTGCCCTACGCCAACGGCAGCATCCATCTCGGCCATCTGGTTGAATACATCCAGACCGATATCTGGGTGCGCTATCACAAGCTGCGCGGCCATGACTGCATCTATATGTGCGCCGATGACACCCACGGCACGCCGGTGATGATCCGGGCGCAGAACGAGGGCATTTCGCCCGAGGAATTGGTCAGCCGGGTCCATGCCGAACACTGCCGTGATTTTGCCGCCTTTGGCATCGGTTTTGACCTTTATTACACCACCCACTCCCCGGAAAACCGCGAGCTGGCCGGGAGCATCTATCGCGCGCTCAAGGCCGCCGGGCACATAGAGGTCCGCACCATCGAACAGGCCTATGATCCCCTCAAGGGCATGTTCCTGCCGGATCGCTTCATCCGCGGCCAGTGCCCGCGATGCAAGGCCGAGGACCAGTACGGCGACTCCTGCGAGGTCTGCGGTGCCACCTACAGCCCCACGGAACTGCTCAATGCCCGTTCCGCCCTGTCCGGCGCCACCCCCGAGCTACGGCCTTCCGAACACTACTTCTTCAAGCTCGACCATTTTCGCGACTTTCTGAAGGACTGGGTGCATAGCGGCCGCCTGCCCGATGAAGTCACCAACAAGCTCCAGGAGTGGTTCGAGGCCGGCCTGCAGGACTGGGACATCTCCCGCGACGCGCCCTACTTCGGTTTCGAGATCCCTGACGCATCCGGCAAGTACTTCTATGTCTGGCTCGACGCCCCGGTCGGCTACATGGCCGCCACCAAACACTGGTGCGCCGAGCATGGCCGGGATTTCGACGACTACTGGAAAAAGCCGGTGGACGCGGGCGGGGCCGAGATCTACCACTTCATCGGCAAGGATATCGTCTACTTTCATACCCTGTTCTGGCCGGCCATGCTTGAAGGTGCGGGTTACAAGCTTCCAAGCGGCATCTTCGTGCATGGGTTCCTGACCGTGGATGGCGCCAAGATGAGCAAATCGCGCGGCACCTTCATCAATGCCGCGACCTTTGCGCGCCACCTGAATCCCGAATACCTGCGCTACTACTACGCCACCAAGATCAGCCCAAGAGTCGAGGACATCGACCTCAACCTCGAGGACTTCGCCCTGCGCGTCAACAGCGATCTGGTGGGCAAGGTGGTTAATCTCGCCTCGCGCGCGGCGGGTTTCATCAACAAGCGCTTCGAAGGCCGGCTTGCGGCAACGCTAGGTGCGGATGAGGCCCTTTACAGGGATCTGGTCGCCGCCCGGGAGCGGATCGGCGAACATTACAGCGGCCGCGAGTTTGGCAGGGCCATGCGCGAGATCATGGCACTGGCCGACCGCGTCAATCAGTACGTGGATCAGGCCGCACCCTGGGTGCTGGCGAAGGACCCGGCGCAGAGCGATGCGTTGCAGCAGGTCTGTACCGTCACGCTCAATGCATTCCGGGTGCTGGTGAGCTATCTGGCCCCGGTGCTGCCGGTACTGGCGGAACGCGCCGGCGTCTTTCTCAACGACCACCAAACTGACTGGGAACGTCTGGATTCGCCCCTACTGGATCACCGGATCAATTCTTACGAACACCTCATGCAGCGCCTGGAAATGGACAGGATCAAACTCATGCTCGAAGATGCCAAGCAGGAACTCGCCCCTACCCCCGCCAAGCCAGTCATGGCACCCATTGCCGACACCATCGGCATCGAGGATTTCAGCAAGATCGACCTGCGCGTGGCGCGCATTGCAGCCGCCAACGCGGTCGAGGGCGCCGACAAGCTGCTGCAACTGACGCTCGATCTCGGTGGCGAAACCCGCAATGTCTTTGCCGGCATTAAGAAGGCCTACGCGCCCCAGGATCTGGTCGGACGCCTGACGGTGATGGTGGCCAATCTGGCGCCCCGCAAGATGAAGTTCGGGCTCTCGGAAGGGATGGTGCTGGCAGCCAGCGATGAGGAAGGTGGCCCCTTCCTGCTCAGTCCCGACAGTGGCGCGAAGCCCGGCATGCGCATCAAATAA
- a CDS encoding glycosyltransferase family 4 protein, with protein MRIALISTPYLACPPANYGGTELIIHQLADAYVKRGHEVLLYATADSRTRATLKHCFDQPVWPPDPLIGMEHVTFAIQDILKQAVPVDVVHGHDPVSMLMSPLLAGIPFVYTVHHAREDHLSQIYQRHSQVRFVFISERQRALELPLPNSSVIYHGLSPEAYPFSPEVGDYLVFLGRFAPYKGPLEAIAVARKAGLPLCMGGRLHREDLARDDAGFLQALEEGLRQPGVAYLGAVGHARKVELLSHARALLFPVRWEEPFGLVMIESMLCGTPVLAFEHGSVPELIEDGVTGFIVRDEAEMLARLQDVPGLDRARIRDEAVRRFSGGRMAEEYLALYASMLARRGTSHEVSESRFA; from the coding sequence ATGCGCATCGCCCTGATCAGTACGCCTTATCTTGCCTGTCCGCCTGCCAACTATGGTGGTACCGAGCTCATCATTCATCAGCTCGCGGATGCCTATGTCAAGCGTGGGCACGAGGTGCTGCTGTATGCCACGGCAGACAGCCGGACCCGCGCCACACTGAAGCACTGTTTCGACCAGCCGGTCTGGCCACCGGATCCATTGATCGGCATGGAGCATGTCACCTTTGCCATTCAGGACATTTTGAAACAGGCGGTTCCGGTCGATGTCGTGCATGGGCACGACCCCGTCTCGATGCTGATGAGCCCTTTGCTGGCCGGCATACCCTTTGTCTATACGGTGCATCACGCGCGCGAAGACCATCTCTCGCAGATCTACCAGCGCCATTCGCAGGTCCGGTTTGTGTTCATCAGCGAGCGTCAGCGCGCCCTGGAGCTGCCACTGCCAAATAGCAGTGTGATCTACCACGGCTTGTCTCCCGAGGCCTATCCATTCTCGCCGGAAGTGGGCGATTATCTGGTTTTCCTCGGTCGCTTTGCCCCCTACAAGGGGCCCCTGGAAGCCATCGCAGTAGCCCGAAAGGCGGGTTTGCCGCTGTGCATGGGTGGGCGCCTGCATCGGGAAGACCTCGCGCGTGACGATGCAGGATTTCTTCAGGCGCTGGAGGAGGGACTGCGTCAGCCAGGAGTGGCGTATCTGGGAGCGGTCGGCCACGCACGCAAGGTGGAGTTGCTCTCACACGCTCGGGCCCTGCTGTTTCCCGTTCGCTGGGAGGAACCCTTCGGATTGGTGATGATCGAATCCATGTTGTGCGGTACGCCGGTGCTCGCCTTTGAACATGGCAGCGTCCCGGAGCTGATCGAGGATGGCGTGACCGGCTTTATCGTCAGGGATGAAGCGGAGATGCTCGCCCGCTTGCAGGATGTGCCGGGACTGGATCGGGCCCGAATCCGGGACGAGGCAGTCCGGCGCTTCTCTGGGGGGCGCATGGCCGAGGAGTACCTGGCGCTGTATGCGTCCATGCTGGCACGAAGGGGGACAAGCCATGAAGTCTCGGAATCCCGGTTCGCCTGA
- the rsxA gene encoding electron transport complex subunit RsxA, protein MGGYLAILVSTVFVNNFVLVKFLGLCPFLGVSKRLETAIGMALATTFVLTLSAVSSWLIEHFILQPLDLVYLRTIAFILVIAALVQLTEMVVHKTSPVLYQLLGIFLPLITTNCAVLGVALLLVQDKMSFLESAVFGFGAALGFSLVMILFAGMRERIEAADVPVVFRGSAIALVTAGLMALAFMGFSGLVRL, encoded by the coding sequence ATGGGCGGGTACTTGGCAATTCTGGTCAGCACGGTTTTCGTGAACAACTTCGTGCTGGTGAAATTTCTTGGCCTGTGTCCCTTTCTCGGCGTCTCCAAACGCCTGGAAACCGCCATTGGCATGGCGCTGGCCACCACCTTCGTACTGACGCTATCGGCAGTCTCGAGTTGGCTGATCGAGCATTTCATCCTGCAACCGCTGGATCTGGTCTATCTACGCACCATCGCCTTCATCCTGGTCATTGCCGCGCTGGTGCAGCTCACCGAGATGGTGGTGCACAAGACCAGTCCGGTGCTCTATCAGCTACTTGGCATCTTCCTGCCCCTGATCACCACCAACTGTGCCGTGCTGGGCGTGGCCCTGCTGCTGGTGCAGGACAAGATGAGCTTCCTTGAAAGCGCGGTATTCGGCTTTGGCGCAGCCCTTGGATTTTCCCTGGTGATGATTCTTTTCGCCGGCATGCGTGAACGCATCGAAGCGGCTGACGTGCCAGTCGTTTTCCGTGGTTCAGCCATTGCGCTCGTGACTGCCGGCCTGATGGCTCTCGCCTTCATGGGATTCTCGGGGCTGGTGCGGCTTTGA
- a CDS encoding tetratricopeptide repeat protein has translation MQTDALEQALLAARQSGDSETIAHLLFDRGMALHDRGDEQAAIDSLQEAGDLAEQIGDEPLTLRARLALAHLLRQQGEIEPARMLYQEALRRLREAELAADERDNLLGQTFLGLGRVFEAQNQRDAALAAWQRSLGFFQRGGHEEWAELIRHLLSGAPES, from the coding sequence ATGCAAACCGATGCACTTGAGCAAGCCCTGCTTGCCGCCCGGCAGTCCGGGGACAGCGAAACCATTGCCCACCTGCTGTTTGACAGGGGCATGGCCCTGCACGACCGCGGCGATGAACAGGCAGCCATCGACAGCCTGCAGGAAGCCGGCGATCTGGCTGAACAGATCGGTGACGAGCCGCTCACCCTGCGTGCCAGGCTCGCCCTGGCCCACCTGTTGCGTCAGCAGGGCGAAATCGAGCCTGCCCGGATGCTCTACCAGGAAGCCTTGCGCCGCCTGCGTGAGGCGGAGCTCGCGGCGGATGAACGGGACAACCTGCTGGGGCAGACCTTTCTGGGGCTGGGGCGCGTGTTCGAGGCCCAGAACCAGCGGGACGCCGCCCTTGCGGCCTGGCAGCGCAGCCTCGGATTCTTTCAGCGTGGTGGCCACGAAGAATGGGCCGAACTCATCCGCCACCTGCTCAGTGGTGCCCCCGAGAGCTAG
- a CDS encoding mechanosensitive ion channel family protein, translating into MKQWLHRLLARLPLSSIVWAATAILLILILAIVEQHYKIPSAWATLARALIVIAIGLRIIKHIEGALAAERADTLSRVMNGQTARNRSLSWRDTVTGIYIIRLLLYAGLVLITIFAVGGTLSGFVVGGTLISVMLGVAGQSFFANFFGGLAIALFRPFDLGDHIQLIAGQLPIFMESYPHSTRPQGYSGIIRDINLFYTELRLDSGQILRVPNGIVITAGLLKTEPDEWVRLVFRFDIDVSLDTEATLNRLNDLARTHFCGGQDDDAEIVPLPTQHSASAQDQAGPLRPAKQIGWQPPEVAIVDLGVSTTSIEVRSSVPAHQSQRSKEAFLREAAGFLRAKPA; encoded by the coding sequence ATGAAACAGTGGCTTCACAGGTTACTCGCAAGGTTGCCCCTGTCCAGTATTGTCTGGGCAGCCACGGCAATCCTTCTGATCCTGATACTCGCCATCGTCGAACAGCACTATAAAATACCCAGCGCCTGGGCGACGCTGGCCCGCGCCCTGATCGTGATCGCGATCGGGTTGCGCATCATCAAGCACATCGAAGGCGCCCTCGCCGCGGAACGGGCCGACACCCTGTCCCGGGTCATGAACGGACAGACCGCCAGGAACCGTTCCCTGTCCTGGCGCGATACGGTCACCGGGATCTATATCATCCGCCTGCTGCTCTATGCCGGACTGGTGCTGATCACCATCTTCGCCGTGGGCGGCACCCTGAGCGGCTTCGTCGTTGGCGGCACCCTGATCTCCGTCATGCTCGGTGTTGCGGGACAGTCCTTCTTTGCCAATTTCTTCGGCGGCCTTGCCATCGCCCTGTTCCGCCCCTTCGACCTCGGTGACCACATCCAGCTCATTGCGGGACAGTTGCCGATCTTCATGGAGTCCTATCCGCACAGCACCCGTCCCCAGGGCTACAGCGGGATCATCCGTGACATCAATCTCTTCTATACCGAACTGCGTCTCGACAGCGGTCAGATCCTGCGCGTGCCCAATGGCATCGTCATCACCGCAGGACTTCTGAAAACCGAACCTGACGAGTGGGTACGCCTGGTGTTTCGCTTCGATATCGATGTCAGCCTGGACACGGAAGCGACCCTGAACAGACTCAATGATCTGGCCAGGACCCATTTCTGCGGCGGCCAGGACGATGATGCCGAGATCGTGCCATTGCCCACCCAGCACAGCGCGAGCGCTCAGGATCAGGCCGGGCCCCTGCGCCCGGCCAAGCAGATCGGCTGGCAGCCACCGGAAGTGGCCATCGTGGACCTTGGCGTCAGCACCACCAGCATCGAGGTGCGTAGCTCGGTGCCGGCTCACCAGAGCCAGCGCAGCAAGGAAGCATTCCTGCGGGAGGCGGCCGGATTCCTGCGCGCCAAGCCGGCCTGA